The Halobacterium hubeiense genome contains the following window.
GCTCGGCCTCGTGCCCGCCTGACTGGGACGTAACCGCTAACCGGCCGGCCCGCGTCGCCCCCGTATGGACTTCGAGGTAGACCTCGACTTCGGCGACGACGGCCTCGTCACGGTCGTCGCGCAGGACGTCGAGACCGAGGAGGTCGTGATGCTCGCGCACGCCACCCGCGAGGCCGTCGAGAAGACTGTCGAGACGGACCGTGCGCACTACTACTCGCGCTCCCGCGAGGAGCTCTGGGAGAAGGGCGCGACCAGCGGCCACACGCAGGAAATCGAGGAGATCCGGGTGGACTGCGACGGCGACGCCCTGCTGTACCGGGTGCACCAATCCGGCGGTGCTTGCCACACCGGCTACCACTCCTGTTTCCACCGCACGCTCGACGGCGAGGTCGTCGGCGAGCAGGTGTTCGACCCCGACGACGTCTACTGACCGCGCGGCCGCGTCGTCCAAAACCTATTCCCCCCGGTCGACGTAGCGTTCGGTATGCGAATTGCCGTGCCCAACAAGGGCCGCTTGCACGACCCGACGCTGGAACTCTTGGACAGAGCCGGTATCGGCGTGGAGAGCGGCGCGGACCGCCAGTTGTACGCCGACA
Protein-coding sequences here:
- the hisI gene encoding phosphoribosyl-AMP cyclohydrolase, whose product is MDFEVDLDFGDDGLVTVVAQDVETEEVVMLAHATREAVEKTVETDRAHYYSRSREELWEKGATSGHTQEIEEIRVDCDGDALLYRVHQSGGACHTGYHSCFHRTLDGEVVGEQVFDPDDVY